The following DNA comes from Mycobacterium sp. MS1601.
GACGACCCACGGTTTCTCGACACTGCGATCCGCCACGCGCAACGGCACATCGAATTCTGCGTCCGCGAGGATAATTCGGTCTGTCAATCTGCGCAGTTCGACGAATCGAACGGCGCTCTGTTGCAGCGGTACACACACAAGGGCATGACAGACGACAGCACCTGGGGCCGGGCACAGGCCTGGGCAATGTTGGCATACGCCCAGGCAGCCCAGTGGGCGTCAGCGTCTTTCCTACCGATCGCGGTCAGCGTGGCCGATTGGTGGATGGACCGCACGCCAGATGTGCCGATAGTGTCGTGGGATTTCGACGCCGGTAGCGGACCAGATATTCCGATCGATACGTCCGCCACCGCTATTGCGGCAGCCGCTCTGCTCAAGCTCGCCCGACTGGTCCCTGACCGGCCGGACTTCCGGGACAGGGCGGTCGCCCACGTAGACGCGCTGGTCGAACACCTCACGCCGACGGGTCCGAAGGACGGCAGACCGGCAGGTATCCTCACCCACGGATGTTTTGACAAACGCAGGGACTTCGCCACCAGCAATGAATTGATTTGGGGCGATTACTTCTTGCTCGAGTGCCTGCTCAGCCTGGACGGCCGGGTCGATAATCTGAAATTATGACCCAGTTGACATGAACGGATGTTCAGTGCCGGGGAATCGAGGAACGCCGGTGTTCGAAACCACAGGTATCGCAGCCCACGAGTTCAAGCATTCGGGCGTCAGCACCTCCACCTTGGACGCGCTGGGAATCATGCATCCCGAACTGCTCGTGTTGACGGACGAATCGGCTGCCATGACATTGGCGGGCCAGCGCATCCGGGAGATCGGCGACTTCGACATGTCGCTGGTCGGCCGCATCGAATTCGGTGGGGCGATGGTGCACCGAAACTGGCAGGGGACAAAGAGCAAGGCTTTGCACCGTCTGGTGGTGCCGGAAGGCGTCGGCCTCGGCGGAAAGAGTATCTTGCTCCGCAAGCCGGTATGGGTCAGGGACTACCTCTCGGACACCGGGATCACGCATGATTTCGACGAGCTCGTGGCGCAGGAGTCACTCCGTGGCATGCTGGCGGTGCCCATGATCTACGAAGATCGGGTGCTAGGCGCCGTGTACGTGGGGACCCGAGAATATTCGTCTTTTGGTGATCGGGTTATCGCCGAGATCGAATCGACGGCCGCCACTGCCGCCGTCACCATCGTCAGTGCTGCGCGCGTGGCTGCTCAGACCGAACTGGCGGTCGAGGCCGAGCGCAATCGACTCGCCGAAGCCCTGCACGATTCGGTCAGCCCGGTCCTGTTCCGGATCGGTGCCGAGTTACAGAGTCTGCGGGCGATTGCTGACACCCAGGCAATCCACGATCGGCTGCAGGACATCACCGTTCAAGTGCATGCCGTCAACGCTTCGATTCGCAGATCGCTGACGGACCTGAGCTCGCGTCCGCCTGAACGGGAACTGCCGGTGAGTATCGAGGAAGATTGCCAGGCTTTTGCGCTGCGGACCGGTATCCCAGCCCGCTTTCTGCCTCTGACGGAATCCCCGGATCTGGACAGCAGCCGCGTAGACGCCCTGCAGCGCTTGGTGCGCGAGGCCCTTGTCAACATCGAGAAGCACGCCGATGCCTCCACAGTCGTGGTCAGCCTGTCAGTGCGTTTAGGCACGGTCACGGTCGTTGTCAGCGACGACGGCTGCGGCGTGGACCCGGCCGAAGACCGTTCGTGTAGCAGTCAATTGGGCCTCAGCTTGGCCATGGGACGGCTGGAAAGGCTTGGTGGCGGGGTGTCTGTCGTCAGCGACGAGGAGAGTGGGACCACCGTGCGCGGCTGGGTCCGCGTGATCGATAGCTCGGGTGCATGACCCAAGACTCGAGGACGATCCGCATCTTTGTCGTCGACGACCACCCCATCGTGCGCGGCGGAGTGGAACTCCTGGCCCGGCAGGACCCAGGACTCGAGGTGGTCGGAGGTGCGCTGAGCGGGGCGGAGGCCGTCGAGTTGGCCCGTAGCTTGCCGATCGACGTCATCCTGCTCGACCTGCGACTCCCCGACATCCCGGCCCCCGAACTGATCACACGATTGCGCCGGGTCGCACGACACGCGCGGATACTGCTGTTCACCGCGTTCGCTGATCATGGTGCCATCGACCTGTTGATGGAGGCGGGCGCGGACGGGTGCCTTGTCAAGGACATCAGCGGACAGGACTTCGCCACGGCGATCCACCGAGTGTCCAGTGGAATCCGGGTTGTGGACCCGAGGTTGGCTGGGTCGCGCAAAGCCGCGACATCGGAGGCTTTGCACCGGGCGGGTCTGACCCGTCGCGAGTACGAGGTATTGCGTTTTGCGGCAATGGGAAACAGTAATCCTGAGATTGCTCAGGAACTGTTACTCGCGCGCAACACCGTCAAGACCTATCTGCAGAGTGCGATGCAGAAGCTGAATGCACGCAACCGTGTCGAAGCAATCGCGCGTGCGCACGAACTCCGCTTGCTCTGAACGCATTTCGTCAGACGACGGTTCAAAGTACACCTCTCCACCTGGAGATGTTGTGTGGCCCGGATCACTCATATATTGCAAGCCACAGGAATCGCTGTGCACTCGTGGCAACGGAGGCCATATATGTTCAAAATGTCCGAAACGCAGAAGGTTGGCCTGGCCAGCGGGGTCGGTACAACCGTCGAATGGTACGACTTCTTCATCTACGGCACCGCGGCAGGACTGGTGTTCAACAAGATCTTCTTTCCTGAATTCGACTCTCTGATAGGAACTTTGCTCGCGTTCGCTACCTTCTCTGCTGCGTTCCTCGCACGCCCGGTCGGTGGCATCGTGTTCGGACACTTCGGAGATCGGATCGGACGCAAGTCGATGCTCGTCATCACGTTGACGATCATGGGACTGACCACACTGGCCATCGGACTGCTGCCGAGTTACGAGACCATCGGCGTAGCAGCGCCAATCATCCTGGTGACGCTGCGCTTCGTCCAAGGGTTCGCGCTGGGTGGTGAAATCGGCGGCGCAATCCTCATGGCCGTCGAACACGCGCCGGCCGACAAACGCGGTTTCTACGGCAGTTGGGTGCAGATGGGGGTTCCGGCCGGGTTGATCCTGGGCAATGCGGTATTCCTGATGATGGCCGGCCTCTCTACCGAACAGTTCGAGTCCTGGGGTTGGCGTGTTCCCTTCCTGATCGGCGGATTGTTTGTCGCCATAGGCCTTTTCGTGAGGCTGCAAGTCGGCGAGAGTCCGAACTTCGATCGCGTCAAGAATGATGCGAAGTTGGAGAAGCTTCCCATCCGCCTGGTGCTTCGGCAATACCCCCAGCAAGTCCTGCTGACGTGCGGCGCATACTTCGCTATCGGTGTGACCTTTTACGGTGCGACAGTGTTCGGCCTGAGTTATGGAGTGTCCCAGGTTGGTTTCACGCGCAACCAGATGCTGGCAATCGTGCTCGTCGCTATGGCGGTCACTTTTGTTGCGTTGCCCATGTTCGGCAAACTGTCGGACTCATATGGGCGCAAGCCGGTGTTCCTGACCGGCGTCTTTGCGATGCTCGGGTTCACCTTTCCGTGGTTCTGGATGGTCAATACGGGATCGTTCGGGTTGGCATTGATCGGATACGTGGTGTTCTGTGTCGCCTTTGCGACGTCTTACGGGCCGCTGGCTGCCTTCTTCGCCGAGGCATTCGACACGCGCATCCGATACACCGGGATCTCGTTCGGATACACGATCGGAACTCTTGCCTCCAGCGCGCCCGCGCCGATTGTTGCGACATACCTGCTCAATCGGACAGGTTCGTATGTCGCTGTGGCGCTGTTCATGGTCGTGATGTGCACCGTGTCCGTGGTGTGCGTGATCGCGATGCGAGAGACGTACCGGCACAACCTGCCTGACGGTGACGACGCCACGGAGAAAGACCGAATCTCGCCGATTTCCGGCTAACCGGCGCCTGCGGGGAATGCATCAGCTGGCGCGAAACGTCCTCGGGACCGCGCTCCCCCGGCTCAGGCTTCGAACTCATCGGCGTAAATGTCATCACCGCCCACAGGAAGGGATGTGTGAATCGCGATGCACCCACAACCATTCACCCCACGGGCTTGGTCAGGTCAGCGGAAATCCCGCGACTTCGAGGCAACTCGCATCGTCAGCTTCTCCATCCGGTCGGCCACCACGGTGACCGCGCCGGAGGCGTTCTGGACGATGCCACGGATCATCAGCGCCGACGCGGTCTGCGCCAACCGCCGATGCCGCCCCCACACCCCGGGTGAACACAGCACGTTCATCAACCCGGTCTCGTCCTCCAAACCCAGGAACGTCACCCCCTGCGCCGTGGCAGGTCGCTGCCGGTGCGTCACCGCACCGGCGATCAGGATGCGGGTGCCGTCGGGCACGTCCAGCAGTCGGTTGGCGGGCACCACGCCCAGAGCGTCCAGATCCTCCCGGAGGAACTGCGTCGGGAAACTGTCCGGGGAGACGCCGGTGGCCCAGACGTCGGAGGCGGCCAGTTCCACGTCACTCATGCCGGGCAGGGTGGGCACATGCGACGACGACCCCACTCCGGGCAATCGGTCGGGCCGCTCCGCCGCGGCCGCACCGGCCGCCCACAGCCCCTCTCGCCGGGTGATTCCGAAGCAGCCCAGCGCGCCTGCGGTGGCCAGCGCCTCGGTTTGTGGCACGGACAGCTGCACCCGGCCGGTGAGATCCAGCAGGGAACTGAAGGGCCCGTGTGCGTTTCGCTGATCGACGATCTTCTGCGCCAGGCCCTCACCGATGTGGCGGACCTCGCCGAGCCCGAGGCGCACCTCGGTGCCCGCATTCTCCAGCGTGGGGTGAGCCAGGCTGGCGTTGACGTCGGGGCCGTGGACCAGAACGCCGTGTCTGCGTGCGTCGGCCACCAGAGACTGCGACGAGTAGAACCCCATGGGCTGCGCCCGCAGCAGCGCCGCGCAGAACGCCGCCGGATGGTGCAGTTTCAGCCACGAGGAGTAGAACACCAGCGACGCGAAGCTCAGCGAATGACTCTCCGGGAAACCAAAATTGGCGAATGCCTCCAACTTTTCGTAAATGCGGTCAGCCAGCGGGCCGGTGATGCCGTGCAGCTGCTGCATGCCGTCGTAGAACCGGCCGCGCAGCCTGCGCATCTTCTCGGTGGAGCGTTTGGACCCCATGGCGCGACGCAGCTGGTCGGCCTCGGCGGCGGTGAAACCCGCGCAGTCGACGGCCAGCTGCATCAGCTGCTCCTGAAACAGCGGCACCCCCAACGTCTTCCGCAGAGCGGGCTCCATAGACGGATGGTCGTAGATCACCGGCTCGACACCGTTGCGGCGGTTGATGTACGGGTGCACCGAGTTGCCTTGGATGGGCCCGGGCCGGATCAGCGCCACTTCGACCACCAGGTCGTAGAAGACACGCGGTTTCAGCCGCGGCAGGGTGGCCATCTGCGCACGTGACTCCACCTGGAACACCCCGACGGAATCGGCTTTCTGCAGCATTTCGTAGACGGCCGGTTCGGACAGGTCCAAGGTGGCGAAGTCCACCTCGATGCCTTTGTGTTCCTCCAGCAGGTCCACGGCGTAGTGCATGGCCGAGAGCATGCCGAGGCCCAGCAGGTCGAACTTCACCAGACCTATTGCCGCACAGTCGTCTTTGTCCCACTGCAACACACTGCGGTTCTCCATGCGGGCCCATTCCACCGGGCATACGTCGGCAATGGGGCGGTCGCAGATCACCATGCCGCCGGAGTGGATGCCCATGTGCCGCGGCAGGTTCTTGATCTGCAGCGCGAGGTCGATCACCGGTTCCGGGATGCCGTCAACATCCGGAGAATCAGCCAACCCGTCCCACCGACTGATCTGCTTGCTCCAGGCGTCCTGCTGGCCCTGCGAAAAACCCAGTGCGCGTGCCATGTCACGGACGGCACTGCGCCCGCGGTAGGTGATGACGTTGGCCACCTGCGCGGCGTAGTCACGTCCGTACTTCTGGTAGACGTACTGAATGGCGTGTTCACGCAGGTCGGATTCGATGTCGATGTCGATATCGGGTGGCCCGTCGCGCGCCGGAGAGAGGAAACGCTCGAACAACAGATCGTTGGCAACAGGGTCGATGGCGGTGACCCCGAGGGCGTAGCAGACCGCGGAGTTGGCCGCCGACCCTCGGCCCTGGCACAGGATCTTGTTGTCGCGGCAGAACCGGGTGATGTCGTTGACCACCAGGAAATAGCCGGGGAAGTCCAGCCGGGAGATGATGTCGAGTTCGCGTTCGATCTGCGCGTATGCCCGCGGGGCGCCATCGCGTGGCCCGTATCGTCGCGCAGCGCCTTCCATGGCCAGCTCACGCAGGTAGCTGTCCTCGGTGTGCCCGTCCGGGACGTCGAAGGGTGGCAGCCGGGGGGCGATGAGCTGCAACCCGAAAGCGCACTGCTGCCCCAGTTCTGCTGCGGCGGTGATGCTTTCGGGATGTTGGGCGAACAGCCGGGCCATCTCGTCACCGGAACGCAGATGCGCCCCGCCCAGGGGGGCCAGCCAACCCGCTGCTTCATCGAGGGACTTGCGGGCGCGGATGGCTCCCATCGCCATGGCCAGCCTGCCACGCTCCGGCGCGGCGAAATGCGCTCCGGTGGTGGCCACCAGACCGACCCCGAACTTCGGCGCCAACGCCGCCAGGGCGGCATTGCGTTCATCGTCGCGCGGATGCCCGTGATGGGTCAGCTCCACACTGACCCGATGGGCCCCGAACCGGTCCACCAGGTCAGCCAGGGCTTTCTCGGCCTCCGCAGGTCCCCCCGTCGACAATGCCTGCTGCACATGACCTTTGCGACAACCGGTGAGGATGTGCCAGTGCCCGCCCGCCGCCTCGGTCAGGGCGTCGAAGTCGTACTGCGGTTTGCCCTTCTCACCACCGGCAAGGTGAGCGGCCGAGATGTGCCGCGACAGCCGGCGATAGCCCTCCGGCCCCCGTGCCAGCACCAGCAGGTGCGGCCCCGCGGGATCGGGCACCTCGGTGCGGGCGCCGTTGCCCAGAGACAGTTCGGCGCCGAAGACGGTCTGCATGTCCAGCTCGCGGGCGGCCTCAGCGAACCGCACCACGCCGTAGAGACCGTCGTGGTCGGTCAGCGCGATGGCCTGCAGGTCCAGGCGTGCGGCCTCCTCGACCAGTTCTTCGGGAGTGCTGGCGCCGTCGAGGAAGCTGTAGGCGGAATGGGTGTGCAGTTCGGCGAAGGGCACCCGGGAGCGGAGTCGCCGCTGCTCCCCCGGCTCGAACGCCACCCGTTTACTGGACCAGGCCGGACTGTCGCCGCCGTCTCCCGCAGGCTCCCCCAACGGCATGCCCGCACGACGCGGCTTGCTGTTGAGCACCCGCTCCATTTCGCCCCAGCTCGGAGGCCCGTTGTGCCAGCCCACCCGGAGAGTCTATAGAACAATTGTTCGAAGCACAGGTGGTGTCCGGGCACCCACACCTCAAGCTCGATCGACACCGCAGGCAAGGGTGGACTCGGCGTCGGCCTTCGCCGCGGCCAACGTGGCTCCCATGATGTGCGCAACGAACGGCCTGACCACCAGCCAGTAGAGCTGGAAGCGCCGCCGCGACCGAGCGTCGGTGATGACGGTGCGGCACTCGTAACTGAGCAGCGTGCGCTGATTTCCGTAAGGCCGCACCGACAGATTGGCGACGATCTTGCCCCACCCCGGCTCGTCGAAGGCGGCGAACTCCTCACGCGGCACATCACGCCACTCGATCACCGGCGTCCAGAACCGACCCACCGCCCCGAAGGCGATCTCCCGCTCGTCGCGCCCCAGCACCAGCCAGCCGGGCAGGCCGCCGTCGGCGATGACCAGTGACGGCGGTTGCAGCGGCGTCGTCCCGGTGAGTTTCGCAGGCAGCCCACGAATCCACATGGCAGCCACCAGCAGTGGTGTACGCACCGTCAGCAGGTCGAGACCGGCCGCCGCTTCCAGGGTGTGCGCCGGATCGGCGTCCACCACGGCATGCCGGACCAGGATCGCGTCGTAGCGCGGCTGTGTCGCTTCCACGATCATCATGCCTTCAGCGTGAGCCGACCACCGGTGCGGATCCAGTGCCGTTGGTCCCTGATCGGCGGGACCCAACGCCCTATCGACACCGTGCGCTCGGGGTCACCATTGAGACATGAGCGCTACGACGGTGAACATCGAACTGATCAAAAAGACCGTCGAACTCGCGGGCCGGGCACCGTCACTGCACAACAGTCAGCCCTGGCAGTGGGTGGTGGACGGCAACCGGTTGCGGTTGTATCTCGACCGCAGCCGCATCGTCCGCAACACCGACCGCGGCGGGCGTGAAGCATTGATCAGTTGTGGTGCGGCACTGGATCATCTGCAGGTGGCGGCCGCTGCGTCCGGGTGGCAGACATTCGTCGAGAGGTTCCCGGATCCCAACCGCCCCGAGCACCTGGCGTCGGTGGAATTCTGGCCGGCCGAGTTCGTGTCCGCGGCCACCAGGGCCCGGGCCGCGGCGATCTTGCACCGCCGCACCGACCGGCTCCCATTCCGGGCACCGGACGGGCTGAACGTGCTGATCCCCGTGCTCGAACACCTGCTGGATCCCGACGCCGTACGGCTGAGCGTTCTACCGGAGATCCTGCTGCCCCAACTGCTCGAGGCATCGGCACTCACCGAGGCCACGCGGCGACAAGACGCCGGCTATCAAACCGAACTGGACTGGTGGACGGCACCTTTCGAGCTGGATCAAGGAATTCCACCGGACTTGCTCAACGGCGTCACCGACAATGACCGGGTGCCGGCCAACCGCAACTTCCCGGCCAGCGCCCACCCGCCGCGTAGCCATGTGGACAGCGACGAGGCAGTGGTCCTGGTGTTGTCGACGCCCGAGGACACCCGTGCCGACGCACTGGCCTGCGGACAGGCCCTGTCGACTGTTTTGCTGGAATGCACCGCAGCCGGGTTGGCGACCTGCACGGTGACCCATGTGACCGAACTGCCTGCCGCCCGGTCGGTGGTGGCCGAGCTGATCGGACGTGCCGGCGTTCCACAGGTGCTGATCCGGGTGGGCCGGGCTGCCGAGCTCGACCTGCCCACCGAACTGACCCCACGACGCGAACTTCAGGACATCCTGCGGGCGCAGCGGTAGAGCACCGCCGAAGGCCGAGGCCGCGAGCCTCAGAAATGGAACCCGAGTTCGGCCGGCACTGCACTGCCGAACGCCAAGTCCGTCGGCATCAGCAGTTCCGCGGTGGCGCAGCGAATCCGGTTGGCGGCAGCAAGCTCCCGCACAGTATGTGTGCCCAGGTAGATACTGCCGAGGACATCCAGATTCATCTGCAGATCGAACGGCGCGTCGGTGGGCACACACTGGGCGTGCCCACCGGTGATGTCGACAGCGAACCGGCCACCGTCGCGGCGGAACCGGTCCACGACATCGATCACCACGTGCACGTCGGCCAGATACGTGCGGGCCTGCAGTGCGGCCGGAATGTCCATGATCCGCAGCCAGAGGGCATCGACCTGTGCGGTGGTCCTCACTTGGCGTGAGTCCACCAGCAGGTACGGCAGCGGATCGGCCGGATGGGTGTCGATGTGGACCTTCTCCATCAGGTCCAGACCCAGCAGGGTCCGCCAGAGCGCGGCGTGCGCCTGCGGTGTCACGGCCGTCATCGCCTCCACGCGCACCTCCATCGAGTCGCCGCGATGCACCCGGTACAGCGCACAACCGTCCGGATGCAGCAGCGCGTACCAGGCACTGCCCCCGTTGCGGTCGGCTTCCCGGTCGGCCAGCAGGTCATCCCAGAGCGCCGGTGGGCAGGCCAACCCGCCAGGAGTACGCAGGCGCCAGCGCTCGTAGATCTCCATCATCTGGTCGCGGTGCTCACCGGCGGCGATCAGGCGGACGCCGCCGACATCGGGGGCGTCGTCGTGGAACACCGCAAAGCGCCGCTGCACCGACAGGCTGCGTTCCACGGTGGCCGGGCCGTACTCGAAGCGGCCGTAGATACCGCCTTCACTGGCCGTGAGCCCGGCAATCGGATAACCGGCGTCGGCGATCCGTTGGTGCAGTTCGGTGTAGAGCGCTCGCAGCACGCCACGGCGCCGGTGCGTGGGCGCCACCGCTACCGCAGATACGCCGGCGACCGGCAACCGGGCACCGCCGGGCACCGTCATCTCCAGATCCAGGTAGAGGGCCGTGCCGATGACGTCGTCACCGTCGGTAACCACCACCGAGCCCTCGTCAGCTGCCATCACCTTCCACGGCGGCTGACTCTCTGGTGGTGTATGGACACCGAAACTGGTTGCGTCCAAACGCAACATCGACATACGGTCGTCCTCGGTGGCCGACCGCACTGACCACTGGCTCATTCAGCCCACAGTGCCATACCTTCCGGTGTAACCCAACCGATTAACTGCGTCCCGGAATGCACACACCCTGCTCGGCCACACAGTGATCGTCCAGTACTGCAACTCAGTCGGCACTGATGGTCTCACCACGAAAGAAGGCGGGGCTGCGGGAGCGCATGACCAGCATCAGGATTGCGCCGATCAGCAGTAACCCGAAGCCGAGGAAGAACACCAACCCGATACCGCCGATGGATGCGCCGCTGCCGTTGTCCGGGTTCATGCTCTCCTTGACGGAGATGACGAACACCGCCGCCAGGATCAACCCACCCAGCAGTGGGAACAGGAACTTGAACACGATGTTGTGCGCGCTGGAGAACAGTTCGCCACGGAAGTACCAGACACAGGCAAACGCCGTGATGCCGTAGTACCAGCAGATCATGATGCCCAGTGCGGCAATGGTGTCCAACAGCACCGACTCCGACAGCAGGCTCACCGCGGTGTAGAAGACGCCCGTGATCAGGCCTGCCACGGCGGTGCTGAAAGACGGCGTGAGAAACCGCGGGCTCACCTCGGAGAACTTCTTCGGGAAGGCGCCGTAGGCCCCCATCGCCAGCATTGCCCGGGCGGCGGGCAGGAAGGTGGTCTGCAGGCTGGCCACCGAGGAGGCGAACACCGCGAGGTACAGCACCAGGCCTCCGGTGTCACCCAGTACCGGGTCCGCCAACGCACCGAAGACATTGGCGCTGTTGTCCTCGTTGCCCAGACCGAGGCCGTCGGTACCGATGCCCGCGTACATCATCACCGCGACCGCGACCAACAGGTAGGTGATGAGAATCGAGACAACACAGAGTAATCCGGCCCTACCGGGCACCTTGGTCGGATCCTTGGACTCCTCCCCCAGTGTCAGGCAGGTGTCCCAGCCCCAGAACGCGAAGATCGACCCGGTGACGCCGATGACGAAGGCGCCCATGGCCAAACCGGTGAACGGGTTGAACCAGTCCAGGTCGAAACTCAGCCCGGCGGGCGCATCACCGGCGCCGACATGGGCGATAGCCACCACGGCGAAGGTGACCAGCACCACCATCTGAAAACCCACCAGTACGTACTGCACACGCTCACTGGTGGTGATACCCCGGCTGGCGATGAAGGTCGCCAGGCCCAGGAAGGCCAGTGTGCTGATGATGTTGACTGCCGTGTTGTAGGCCAGATCGGCGATGGATGGTTGGTCCACCAGTTCAGCGATGAACAGATAGAAGAACTCGACGGCGATGGCGGCCAGGTTGGACAGCACGATGATGGTCGCGATCACCATGCCCCATCCACACATCCAGCCGACGTATGGCCCGAATGCCTTGGTGGACCACGTGAATGACGCTCCGCAGTCCGGAGTGCGGGAGTTCAGCTCACGGTAGGCGTATGCGGTGAGGAACATCGGGATGAAGCCGGCGATGAAGATGGCGGGCATTTTAAGTCCCACCGCGGCAACGATCAGGCCGATGCTGGCGGTCAGCGTGTATCCCGGCGCCACGGACGAGATGCCCAGGATGGCACCGGAGAACGTGCCGACTTTGCCGGTGGCCAGTCCTTTGGACGAAACTACGGTGTCCTGGTCGGTCATGGCAGATCCTCCTCTCCGAATTGTTCGCGGGGTACGACGACCATAGGCACCTCGAGCACTCGCAGCATCTTGGCCGCCATGGACCCGAGGAACAGCCGCTTCGGTGCGCCGAGCCTGCTGGATCCCACCATGATCAGGTCTCCGTCACGCCAGTCGAGTTTGTTCACCGCCGCTTCCACCGACGGCCCTTCGACGATGGTGGACTCCACCGGAAACCCTTCGGGCAGTTCAGCTTTGGCGGCATCGAGGGTCTGGCGGGCATGGGCGATCGCCCGTTCGCGCACCGAGACCGGATCAGCACGTAACGAGCCGAACACCGGATCCAGCGCCACCAGCGACACCAGCCGCAACGGGGTGCCTGCTGCCGCACTGGCCCGGACCGCGGTACTCAGCAGTAGATCCGCACCCTGGCGGCGACCGAGCGCGCAGGTGACCTCCCTGACCTTCTCGATCTTCGAATGCCGGGTGCCTCGCGGGGCCAACGCCAACGGCACCGGGGCCGAGTGCAGCAACTCACCGGTGACCGACCCGATCGAATAGCGACCAATCAGACCGTCGCCGGCGGCGCCGACGACGATCGCCTCGGCACCGAGGCGCGCCGACTCCTCGATCAGCCCCTCGGCGAAGGATTCTCCGAAGCTGACGTGGGTGGCGACCTCCACGTCATCGGGCACCGTGGCCGCCGCGGCGTCCAGCCACTGTTGCGCCTGCTCGGCCAGGAACTGGTCATATCCGCGGTCCGGCGGCACCACCATGCACAGGTCCAGCGCGGCGCCGAGAGTGCGGGCCAGCCGCACCCCCAACGCCAGGCCGTCATCCCCGCTGGGAGTGGCCAGGTAACCGACGATGAGCCTCATGCGGATCATCCTGCCGGATGAGGGTGTCTTCGATGACGGGATTCACGCCTCGAAGCTGGCGACTCCGTCTTCGAGTACCAACCGGGCACCGGAGCCGTCGGGGGCAGCTGCTTCAGTGGTGAACACCGCCTGCCCAGGACCGGTGCGCCAGATCGATGTCGTGAGTGTCTCCCCCGGGAACACCGGCGAGGTGAACCGAGCCGACATGTCGGTGACGCGTGCGGCGTCCCCACCACCGAGATCGGCGACCAGTGCGCGTCCGGCGAACCCGTAGGTGCACAGCCCGTGCAGGATCGGCTTGGGGAACCCGGCCAGATTCTGGGCGAACCACGGGTCGCTGTGCAGCGGATTGCGGTCACCTGAGAGCCGGTAGATCAGCGCCTGATCCTCCCGGGTGCGCATGGCAGTGCGCGAATCCGCTTCACGCGCGGGCACTTCCGGAGCTGCTGGACGGCTGCCGGGCTCACCGCCGAAACCGCCTGCCCCGCGGATGACGAACGTGGCCAGAGTCTCCACCACCACCTCGTCGGTCTTGGGGTCGGTACCCCGGGCCCGCAGCATGACGATGGCGTTCTTGCCTTCACCCTTGTCCTGCAGGTCTGCGACCTCGGATTCCACCACCAGCT
Coding sequences within:
- a CDS encoding glycoside hydrolase family 88 protein, producing MTDARYTAAIESMLERIDSTAKQTRGMFPHHGDPATGEWTTTVDGNWTGGFWGGMASLGYVASGDERLSRLADTITEQVLPRQNSDTAFRGFLFWYGAAVNHLVTGSAPAARTALAGARGLLVSFNDRVGIIPLGEEAEEADAVGSCAANIDAVPGTVALLAWAATQTDDPRFLDTAIRHAQRHIEFCVREDNSVCQSAQFDESNGALLQRYTHKGMTDDSTWGRAQAWAMLAYAQAAQWASASFLPIAVSVADWWMDRTPDVPIVSWDFDAGSGPDIPIDTSATAIAAAALLKLARLVPDRPDFRDRAVAHVDALVEHLTPTGPKDGRPAGILTHGCFDKRRDFATSNELIWGDYFLLECLLSLDGRVDNLKL
- a CDS encoding GAF domain-containing sensor histidine kinase; amino-acid sequence: MFETTGIAAHEFKHSGVSTSTLDALGIMHPELLVLTDESAAMTLAGQRIREIGDFDMSLVGRIEFGGAMVHRNWQGTKSKALHRLVVPEGVGLGGKSILLRKPVWVRDYLSDTGITHDFDELVAQESLRGMLAVPMIYEDRVLGAVYVGTREYSSFGDRVIAEIESTAATAAVTIVSAARVAAQTELAVEAERNRLAEALHDSVSPVLFRIGAELQSLRAIADTQAIHDRLQDITVQVHAVNASIRRSLTDLSSRPPERELPVSIEEDCQAFALRTGIPARFLPLTESPDLDSSRVDALQRLVREALVNIEKHADASTVVVSLSVRLGTVTVVVSDDGCGVDPAEDRSCSSQLGLSLAMGRLERLGGGVSVVSDEESGTTVRGWVRVIDSSGA
- a CDS encoding response regulator yields the protein MTQDSRTIRIFVVDDHPIVRGGVELLARQDPGLEVVGGALSGAEAVELARSLPIDVILLDLRLPDIPAPELITRLRRVARHARILLFTAFADHGAIDLLMEAGADGCLVKDISGQDFATAIHRVSSGIRVVDPRLAGSRKAATSEALHRAGLTRREYEVLRFAAMGNSNPEIAQELLLARNTVKTYLQSAMQKLNARNRVEAIARAHELRLL
- a CDS encoding MFS transporter yields the protein MARITHILQATGIAVHSWQRRPYMFKMSETQKVGLASGVGTTVEWYDFFIYGTAAGLVFNKIFFPEFDSLIGTLLAFATFSAAFLARPVGGIVFGHFGDRIGRKSMLVITLTIMGLTTLAIGLLPSYETIGVAAPIILVTLRFVQGFALGGEIGGAILMAVEHAPADKRGFYGSWVQMGVPAGLILGNAVFLMMAGLSTEQFESWGWRVPFLIGGLFVAIGLFVRLQVGESPNFDRVKNDAKLEKLPIRLVLRQYPQQVLLTCGAYFAIGVTFYGATVFGLSYGVSQVGFTRNQMLAIVLVAMAVTFVALPMFGKLSDSYGRKPVFLTGVFAMLGFTFPWFWMVNTGSFGLALIGYVVFCVAFATSYGPLAAFFAEAFDTRIRYTGISFGYTIGTLASSAPAPIVATYLLNRTGSYVAVALFMVVMCTVSVVCVIAMRETYRHNLPDGDDATEKDRISPISG